GGCCACCAGAGCGTGCTCCACCTGCCGGATGCCGCATATCTTGACCGCAATCACGACGTCACCCTTCCCGCGTGGGAAGGGCGGGCGCGCCCATCAGCTCCCCGACCCTGGCGGCGATGTCCGGCGCGACCATGAACGCCTCGCCGATGAGCACCGCGTCCACGCCCCACGCGCGCACGCGCTCCAGGTCGTCGCGGGTGCGCAGGCCGCTTTCGCTGACGACGACGCGGTCGTCCGGAATGGCGGGCCGCAGGCGCCGGGTTGTCTGCACGTCCGTCTTGAACGTCTTGAGGTTGCGGTTGTTGATGCCGATGACCCTGGCCCCCGCGTTCACCGCCCGCCGGACCTCCGGCAGCGTGTGCACCTCCACCAGCGGCTCCATGCCCAGGCTGCGGGCCAGCATGAGCAGCCCGCTGAGCTGCCCGTGGTCGAGAATGCCCACGATGAGCAGCAGGGCGTCCGCTCCGGCGGCGCGGGCCTCATAGACCTGATAGGGATGGAGGATGAAGTCCTTCCGCAGCACCGGCGGGCCGTCCGGACCGACCGCCTCGGCCACCGCCGAGAGGTGCTCCAGCGCGCCCTGAAAGTGCGGGGCCTCCGTGAGCACG
The DNA window shown above is from Dehalococcoidia bacterium and carries:
- the trpC gene encoding indole-3-glycerol phosphate synthase TrpC, with translation MPKSPAEILKSILDAKAAEVVERQKTVPLDEMQRRIGERRPAKDFAAALKGDGLRLIAEVKRASPSRGLLRADFDPVAIAKTYVRCGVAAISVLTEAPHFQGALEHLSAVAEAVGPDGPPVLRKDFILHPYQVYEARAAGADALLLIVGILDHGQLSGLLMLARSLGMEPLVEVHTLPEVRRAVNAGARVIGINNRNLKTFKTDVQTTRRLRPAIPDDRVVVSESGLRTRDDLERVRAWGVDAVLIGEAFMVAPDIAARVGELMGAPALPTREG